ACTTACAACACCAAAGGTGGCGATGGCGCACTTCAAGGCCGACAACAAATTGCGGCTCGCTCCCCCCGTTTCACCACTGAGCGGGCGCTTCGTACGTAAGAGCGCTGCCATCTCGCGGTACCCTCACTGGCACGTTCCCCGCCAAGGCAGCGGTGATATCTCCATGTACGACGAACGCGACCGCGTCGTACGGAAAATACCATGCTTCTTTTGTCTCCACGATCGCTGAATCGACGATCATCAGTTCGCCCAGCCGCTCTGCTTCCGCCAACTTGTCAATCGCCTCAACAGCACGCATTCGGGCTGTGTTGGGATCCATTTCATTCATCGATACCTCATGAGATCGAATGTTGATAACCGGCGGTTTCAAGACTGCTGTATTTCCCTACTGATATCGACCGGCGAGATGGAGCGATCCGTGCGGTGGTCAAAGGTGTCCCGGCATTCGCCGTCCAGTTTGACGCCGACGTGACTGTTGAATCCTTCCCCATGGAGCGCGGGCGGTACCACCGTCACGATGGCATTTACGCCCTTCTTCCGCAGCGTCGGCGAATGGGATTTGAAATCGGAGTCGGTACTCCACCCATCAGCGACCAACGCTGAGATCACCGTCTTAGGATCGGCCGGTCCGTTGCGTGAGACACCGGGCATCCAGAACGACAAGTCCACCACACCGCGAAACGGTGGCTCTCCCTGGTCATTACATGATTCGTAGCTGAATGTCGCCTCAGTCACGTCGGCATGAAGGGAGTTGACAAGGTCGCGGGCCGCTACGAGCACCTGTTCGCGTGCCTGCTGAGGCGAAATCGGGTGGCGCACGACTTCAGCACACCCGCCGACCAATGTGCTGATGCTCACCGCCGCGACGGCAATTCGAACTCGCCGGGTCCACACTCGTCACTTCCTTTCGGAGTTTCTCAAAGTTGCGAATGGGCATTCACTTATCCTGCCGGGCCGCTATGGCGGTGCCCGGTGGTCGCCGATCGCAGCGCTTCGGGGTCAAACCATTCCCCCATTCCATATTCACCGCGATGATGTGCAGTCATCCCATCGTGCTGCAGCGCATCGCCGTGACCGGAGACCATGTCAGCGATGCTGAATAACGATTCCGACCCGTCATCAAAGTAGTGGGAATGGTCATAGACCGGATCGCCGGTATATCCCGGCACTTCGGCTTTGAATCGGGTGGCCCCGAACCCGTCGACGGACGGGTCGGCGCCCAACCCCCCTAAGGTGGGACCGATGAGGCCGGGGCCGGTCACAGAACCAGGCGACCAGGTTACCGCATCTCCCGAAGCCGCCCCGACGTATAGACGCCCACCCGGAGACAGATGAAAATCGGCCGCCGAATGCGCAAGGTCCGTCCCCGGCGAGCCCACCAGCACCACATCATCGGCATGCATCCCATATGCCGCCGCCGCATCCGACACCGTAGTCGATCCGTAAGAGTGCCCGACCACCGTCACATGTGACGGCACGTCCGCGTGGTGGGTTACCGCCAGGGCGTTCACATCGGCGGCCAGCGCCTGGCCCCCGGTACGGGCCATGTTCGGCTCGTACAGCCCCGGGTCTGCCACGGTGTTGGGCGCGTCGTAGCCCACCCACATCACCACCGCGGTTCGCTTTCCCCCGTCGGCTCGGCTGGACTCCTGGTACAGGCGCACCCCGTCGGGGTTGGAAAGCGTTCCCTCGCGAACTCCAGTGCCCAATCCCTTGACCAGTACTGCCGTGTGAGCCGCGGTATCGGGGTTGCCCATGGCGATCGCGGCAGCCCCCTCGCCGCCGAATGCCTCGGGTTGGTACTTCAACAGAAATACTTCCGGATGATTGTTCCGTTCATCCTTCGCCTTGGCAGAGGCGTTCAGCCCTTCTTGAGTGCGGCAGGCGTTGTTGTGACGTGTAATCGCCGCCGCGGGTAGCCCATACCTACCTGGATCGGCCACCACCTCGTTGACCGAAACACCGTACTTTTTGGCAACGTCTTCTACGCGATGAAGATCGTCGTTCATGACGGCCTGGTTAATCGGACTGCGGACATCGACCGGGATTCCGTTGAGGTTCCCCAGCTCTGGTGGATGGTCAGCGATCAGTTGCCGTTGCTGCTCCGGACTCAGCGATTTCCACCACTTGTTGACCTCCTCAGCGCTGGTTCCAGGTGGCGGAATCTGAAGCGGTTCTTCAGGTTTCGGTGGTGATTCCGGAGCGTCGAAAGCCTGGATACCTGCCGGGTCATATCCATCATTTCGCAACGTGTTCAGTGACTTCTGCAGGATGTCGGAGTAGCGGCTGCGGATCGATTGCAGTTGTCCCAGGGCGCTTTTGGTGTCTGCGATTGCCTGATCCTCAAGGGCAGAGATAAGTGCGTCGAGTGCCGCTCTATCCGCATTGGTGAGGTGGATATCCTTCTCGAGTTCGGCCGCTTGGCCGATCTCGTTGTCGAGCTGTTGCAGCTGGCCCTCCAGTGTCGCGATCTGCCCACTAGCTAGCCGACCGCTGCGCCTCGGCCAACGACGCCGCTATGGTTTCCAGATCGGCCCCGATCTTCGGCAACTGCAAGGACTGCGCGCCCAACGACTGAGCCACGCGCTGCACTTCGGCCGAGTCGTTGATCGGGTGGTCGCCGTTTTCCCGATTCCACGCCGCCTCGAATCGGCGCCGCGCCTCGTCGAAGGCCGCACTGGACTCAGCGGTACAGCGACCCGCATCATGAAATGCCTGAGCTAAATCGGAAATCTGTGCGGGGCGCCCACTTTGGAGGCTGGAGTTGATCGCCCACGGATCACCGCCGGCCTCGCCGATCAACAGCGGAATGCTTATGTAGCGGAGCTGCATCGCACCGCCCGCAACTCCGCGGCGTTGCGCTCATCCATCCCGGTGAACCCCTCCGCAGTTCGACGCGCATTGCCGCCGACCGCGGTGAGCACCCGTTGGTGGGCCTGCAGCGTCTTCACCTGCTGAGCGTGCGCCGAGGTGACCGCGCCGTGAAATGCCTCGGCTGCGGCAAACTCCCCGAACATTCCCGACACCACCGGTCCGCGCGACAGATGACCGACTCCGTCCTGGGCATGGTCGCCCGCACGGTGAGAATCACTGGCCCCCAGGTGCAACAATCCAGTGTCAACGAACATCGCCACCCCTTTTCGGAGAGCTTCGGACAGCATCGATGCCGGCTTGGCCCAGCAGTTGCGGGCCAGGCTAACGGCGGTGTACGTGCCGGTCAATTCACAAGCTGCTCGCGCCATCGGCTGCGCCGTCGCCGTCGGCATCGCGCAGCCGGACGTCCCAATGCCCGTCCCCGTCGGTGTCGACATATGCGGTCACGCCTTGGTCCCCAGCACAGAGCACCCGGTCGGCCGTCCCGTCACCGTCGGTATCGATCAATCGATCATCGAGCTGGCCATGCCCGTCGAAGTCGACCAGCGGACCACTGCTGTACTCGGCGCCGTCCAGCCCGAACCAGCGGAATTGTCCGCCGCGATCCACCGCAACCGCCCACGTCCCCGATCCGTCGTCGGTGAAGTAGCTCTCCGGTGTGCCGTCATTGTCGACATCCAGAACGGCATGATCGGCCCTCCCGTCGCCGTCGAAATCGGCCAGCGCATCGTCGGGCATCCCGTCGCCGTCCACATCCAGCCCGATCGCATCGAAGCGGCCGTCGCCATCGAGATCGAGATCGTTGGCGCGATTCCAGATGTCCGCCGTGCCGTCGTCCCCGCCCACGCAATATTCCACAACCGTTCTGACGCAACGCCCGAGCTAGGGGTTCCCGCGGGATTTCCACCAGGCCAACAGTTCGGCGGTCGCTTCCTCGGTGCTCAGCGGCCCCCGGTCCAGCCGCAGCTCCTTGAGATAGCGCCACGCCTCACCAACCAGCGGACCCGCCGGAATATCAAGCAACCTCATGATCTCGTTGCCGTCGAGATCCGGGCGCACCCGGGCCAAATCTTCCTGGGCGGCCAGCTCGGCAATGCGCTGCTCCAGCCGGTCATAGCTGGCCTGCAGCCGCGCGGCGCGGCGCTGGTTGCGGGTGGTGCAGTCGGCGCGCACCAGCTTGTGCAGCCGCGGCAACAGCGGCCCGGCGTCGGTCACATAGCGCCGCACCGCCGAATCGGTCCACTTACCGTCGCCGTAACCGTGAAACCGCAGATGCAAATACACCAGCTGGGACACATCGTCGATCATCTGTTTGGAGTACTTCAGCGACCGCATCCGCTTGCGAACCATCTTGGCGCCCACCACTTCGTGGTGATGGAAGCTGACACCGCCGTTCGGCTCGTGGCGGCGGGTACCGGGCTTGCCGATGTCGTGCAGCAGCGCCGCCCAGCGCAGCACCAGATCCGGGCCGTCATCTTCCAGGGCCATCGCCTGGCGCAAGACGGTCAGCGAATGCTGATAGACGTCCTTGTGCTGGTGGTGTTCGTCGATGGCCATCCGCATGCGGCCAATCTCGGGTAACACCACCTCACCCATCCCGGTTTGCACCATCAGATCGATGCCGGCCACCGGATCATCGCCGAGCAGCAGCTTGTCCAGCTCGGCAGCCACCCGTTCGGCACTGATCCGGCCCAGCTGCGGGGCCATCTCTTCGATCGCCGTCCGCACCCGCGGGGCGACGGTGAAGCCGAGCTGCGAGACGAAGCGGGCCGCGCGCAGCATCCGCAACGGGTCGTCACCGAAGGACACCGACGGCGCCATCGGAGTATCGAGCTTCTTGTCCCGCAGCGCCGCCAAACCGCCCAGCGGATCAAGGAACTCACCCGGCCCATTGGACGTGACCCGCACCGCCATGGCATTCACGGTGAAGTCGCGACGCACCAAGTCGTCATCGAGGCGATCGCCGAACCGCACCTCCGGGTGCCGCGTCACCTGGTCATAGCTCTCGGCGCGGAACGTGGTGATCTCCAGCCGGTAGTCGCTCTTACCGACACCAACGGTGCCGAACTCGATACCGGTGTCCCAGACCGCATCGGCGAACGGCCGCACGATTGTCTGCACCTGTTCCGGGTGGGCGTCGGTGGTGAAATCCAGGTCGGGGCTCAACCGGCCCAGCAGCGCATCGCGCACCGAACCGCCCACCAGATACAACTGGTGGCCCGCACCGGCGAATGCCGACCCGAGTTCGACAAGCACGGCAGCGTGCCGATTGAGGGCGACCGCGGCCGCGGTCAGCAGGTCGGCATCCTGGACGGTTTCGGGCACGTTCGATCAGCCTAATGGGAGTCACCCGCCGGATCTGAACGGGCCAGAATGGCCCGCGGTCGCACCACTGCGAGTTACCTGCCTTGCGGGATGATATGGCTCCCGACGGCGAGTACATCCGGATGACCAGCCCGTGCCAGCTAATATCGCTTGGGTGTCGCAGGGCGAACAAGCCAAACCACGTCGACGCCGCGGCCGGCGCCGCGGTCGTGGCGTTGCGGGTTCTGCCGAAAATGCTAAGGACACCCACGCGGCCGGCAACGGCGCCCCCACACCGTCATCGGCAAAACCGGCCCGGCCGCGCTCGCGTCGCGGCCGTCCGGACCGGCTGCGCACGGTGCACGAGACCTCCGCCGGCGGACTGGTCATCGACGGTATCGACGGGCCGCGCGATGAGCAGGTCGCGGCGCTGATTGGCCGCATCGACCGGCGCGGACGCATGCTGTGGTCGCTGCCCAAAGGTCACATCGAGCTCGGCGAGACCGCCGAACAGACCGCGATCCGCGAGGTCGCCGAGGAAACCGGAATCCGTGGCAGCGTGCTGGCCGCGCTGGGTCGCATCGACTATTGGTTCGTCACCGATGGCCGCCGGGTGCACAAGACCGTGCATCACTATTTGATGCGCTTCCTGGGCGGCGAGCTCTGCGATGAGGATCTCGAAGTCGCCGAGGTGGCATGGGTGCCGATCCGGGAACTGCCGTCCCGGCTGGCCTACGCCGACGAACGCCGCTTGGCCGAGGTGGCCGACGAACTGATCGACAAGTTGCAGACCGACGGACCGGCCGCACTTCCGCCGCTTCCGCCGACCTCGCCAAGGCGACGGCCGCAGACCCACTCCCGCACCCGGCACGCCGACGGATCGCCGCCGAGCCGAAAGAACTCTCACGGGCCGTGACTGCGTTGCGAGTGCCTTGGGCCGGTTTGTGGCGCCTCCCCGCAGTCATCGGCATCGTGGCCGGTTTCGCGGCGGTGCTCAACGTACCGCGCGCGACCGCGGGTGAACCCAGCCCCACGCCATTCGTGCAGGTCCGTATCGACAAAGTGACCCCGGACGTCGTCACCACCACCAGCGACCCGGTGGTCACCGTCAGCGGCACGGTGACCAACATCGGTGACCGGCCGGTCCGTGAGGTGATGGTTCGGCTCGAGCATGCCGCGGCCGTCGCTTCGTCGGCGGCGTTGCGCACCTCGCTCGACGGCAGCACCGACCAGTACCAGCCGGCCGCGGACTTCCTCACGGTCGCCCCGGAACTGCAGCGCGGACAGGCGGCGGGGTTTACCTTGTCGGCTCCGCTGCGCTCGCTGACCAAGCCGTCGTTGACGATCGACCAGCCGGGCATCTTCCCGATCCTGGTCAACGTCAACGGAACGCCCGACTACGGGGCGCCCGCACGCCTCGACAACGCCCGGTTCCTGCTGCCCGTGGTGGGCGTGCCGCCCGACCGGGCAGCCGATTTCGACTCCGCCGTGGCGCCGGAGACCGCTAAACCGGTGTGGATCACCATGCTCTGGCCGCTGGCCGACCGGCCCCGGCTGGCCCCCGGCGTTCCCGGCGGCACCATTCCGGTCCGCCTCGTCGACGACGACCTGGCGAACTCGCTGGCCAACGGCGGCCGACTCGACACCCTGCTGTCCGCAGCCGAGCTCGCCACCAGTCGCGACGTCGACCCCGAGGGCGCCGTCACCCGTGCGCTGTGTCTGGCCGTCGACCCGGATCTGCTCGTCACCGTCAACGCAATGACCGCCGGCTATGTCGTGTCCGACTCGTCCGACGGCCCCGGACAGCTGCCCGGTACCCCCACCCACCCGGGAACCGGCCAAACCGCGGCCACCATCTGGCTGAACCGGCTACGCACGCTGGCTCACCGCAGCTGCGTGGCGCCGTTGCCGTACTCCCAGGCCGACCTGGACGCCCTGCAGCGGGTCAACGATGCCGGCTTGAGCACGATCGCTACCGTGAGCGCCGCCGACATCGTCGACAAGATTCTCGACGTCAA
The nucleotide sequence above comes from Mycobacterium pseudokansasii. Encoded proteins:
- a CDS encoding YrhB domain-containing protein, whose protein sequence is MNEMDPNTARMRAVEAIDKLAEAERLGELMIVDSAIVETKEAWYFPYDAVAFVVHGDITAALAGNVPVRVPRDGSALTYEAPAQW
- a CDS encoding DUF2563 family protein, translated to MFVDTGLLHLGASDSHRAGDHAQDGVGHLSRGPVVSGMFGEFAAAEAFHGAVTSAHAQQVKTLQAHQRVLTAVGGNARRTAEGFTGMDERNAAELRAVRCSSAT
- a CDS encoding CCA tRNA nucleotidyltransferase — translated: MPETVQDADLLTAAAVALNRHAAVLVELGSAFAGAGHQLYLVGGSVRDALLGRLSPDLDFTTDAHPEQVQTIVRPFADAVWDTGIEFGTVGVGKSDYRLEITTFRAESYDQVTRHPEVRFGDRLDDDLVRRDFTVNAMAVRVTSNGPGEFLDPLGGLAALRDKKLDTPMAPSVSFGDDPLRMLRAARFVSQLGFTVAPRVRTAIEEMAPQLGRISAERVAAELDKLLLGDDPVAGIDLMVQTGMGEVVLPEIGRMRMAIDEHHQHKDVYQHSLTVLRQAMALEDDGPDLVLRWAALLHDIGKPGTRRHEPNGGVSFHHHEVVGAKMVRKRMRSLKYSKQMIDDVSQLVYLHLRFHGYGDGKWTDSAVRRYVTDAGPLLPRLHKLVRADCTTRNQRRAARLQASYDRLEQRIAELAAQEDLARVRPDLDGNEIMRLLDIPAGPLVGEAWRYLKELRLDRGPLSTEEATAELLAWWKSRGNP
- a CDS encoding NUDIX hydrolase translates to MSQGEQAKPRRRRGRRRGRGVAGSAENAKDTHAAGNGAPTPSSAKPARPRSRRGRPDRLRTVHETSAGGLVIDGIDGPRDEQVAALIGRIDRRGRMLWSLPKGHIELGETAEQTAIREVAEETGIRGSVLAALGRIDYWFVTDGRRVHKTVHHYLMRFLGGELCDEDLEVAEVAWVPIRELPSRLAYADERRLAEVADELIDKLQTDGPAALPPLPPTSPRRRPQTHSRTRHADGSPPSRKNSHGP